Proteins from a single region of Flavobacterium sp. K5-23:
- a CDS encoding glutamate-5-semialdehyde dehydrogenase, with product MSRILSIEKRNAVLNRMATLLEQERATVKSINQQDLANYSGDDLAMEKRLVVDDSKIDGMILSLQQLASQEDPLGKVRFDFTHDNGLKISNKTAAFGTILIIYESRPDVTVEAGGIAFKSGNRILLKGGKESLLSNQKIVSLWHQALTDNEVTTSWVEYLNYDRTETQEFLEKPTQKVDLIVPRGGENLINFVKKHATCPVIVSGRGNNFVYVNKAADLDQALAIIINGKTSNISVCNALDKVLIDTNLPNWEIFAKQLVSKLQLFNVNVLGDDSVSNATQVACIENDLIWYEEFLDYKIVIGTTNSDQEAIEKINKYCGGHSASIITKNDTIAQEFMDNVDTAAVYQNASTRFTDGGQFGLGGELAISTDKLHQRGPIGLQHLVTNKWYIYGDGQIR from the coding sequence ATGAGTCGTATTTTATCCATAGAAAAAAGAAATGCTGTTTTAAACCGAATGGCAACACTTTTGGAACAAGAAAGAGCTACTGTCAAAAGCATCAATCAACAAGATCTTGCCAATTATTCAGGCGATGACCTTGCTATGGAAAAAAGATTAGTTGTAGATGACTCCAAAATTGACGGGATGATCTTATCCTTGCAACAATTAGCAAGTCAAGAAGATCCTTTGGGTAAAGTTCGTTTTGACTTCACACACGATAACGGACTGAAAATAAGTAATAAAACAGCTGCTTTTGGCACCATATTAATCATATATGAATCTCGCCCAGACGTGACTGTTGAGGCGGGAGGAATCGCCTTCAAGTCGGGGAACAGAATACTATTGAAAGGCGGAAAAGAATCGTTGCTTTCAAATCAAAAAATTGTGAGTCTTTGGCACCAAGCCTTAACAGACAATGAAGTGACTACTTCTTGGGTTGAATACCTGAATTATGACAGGACTGAAACCCAAGAATTCTTGGAAAAACCAACACAAAAAGTGGACTTAATTGTCCCTAGAGGCGGTGAAAATCTTATCAATTTTGTAAAAAAACATGCTACATGTCCGGTAATTGTGAGCGGCAGAGGAAACAACTTTGTATATGTAAATAAGGCAGCCGATTTAGATCAGGCACTTGCTATCATCATCAACGGAAAGACTTCAAACATATCAGTATGCAATGCTTTAGATAAAGTATTAATTGATACGAATCTTCCAAACTGGGAAATTTTTGCAAAACAATTAGTATCCAAATTACAATTGTTCAATGTAAACGTTTTGGGGGACGATTCGGTTTCAAATGCAACGCAAGTTGCTTGTATCGAAAATGATTTGATTTGGTACGAAGAATTTTTAGATTATAAAATTGTAATTGGAACAACCAATTCTGATCAGGAAGCGATAGAAAAAATAAACAAGTATTGTGGTGGTCATTCGGCTTCTATAATCACTAAAAATGATACCATTGCCCAGGAGTTCATGGATAATGTTGATACTGCTGCGGTATATCAAAACGCTTCAACGCGGTTTACCGATGGAGGCCAGTTTGGTTTGGGTGGAGAACTCGCCATAAGCACTGACAAATTGCACCAAAGAGGACCAATTGGGTTGCAACACCTAGTCACTAATAAATGGTATATTTACGGAGATGGACAGATTCGATAA
- a CDS encoding argininosuccinate synthase, producing the protein MKKVVLAYSGGLDTSYCLKYLKNEKGYEVHTVLINTGGFDDEELTAIEERAYELGSAKHANLTIVDKYYDKAIKYLIYGNVLKNNTYPLSVSAERVFQAIEAIKYAKSVGAEAIAHGSTGAGNDQIRFDLIFQTIAPEIEIITPIRDLKLSRQEEVDYLSKNGVHYSWEKAQYSINKGLWGTSVGGKETLTSHQALPSEAYPSQLQKEGEEKVTLQFEKGELVGINGTKNAPVKNIVILEKLANAYAIGRDTHVGDTIIGIKGRVGFEAAAPLIIIKAHHLLEKHTLGKWQQYWKEQLGNWYGMLFHEGQFLDPVMRNIEAFLEDTQKTVNGTVTVSLKPYHFSLDGIESDNDLMNTGFGQYGEMNNAWTSDDAKGFIKILGNAQNIFSSVNDLTYD; encoded by the coding sequence ATGAAAAAAGTTGTATTAGCATATAGTGGAGGTTTAGACACTTCATACTGTCTAAAATATTTAAAAAACGAAAAAGGATATGAGGTTCATACTGTATTAATCAATACAGGTGGATTTGATGATGAAGAGTTAACTGCTATTGAAGAAAGAGCTTATGAATTAGGTAGTGCAAAACACGCAAACCTTACTATCGTAGATAAATACTATGACAAAGCTATTAAATACTTAATTTATGGTAATGTTCTAAAAAACAACACCTATCCACTGTCAGTAAGTGCAGAAAGAGTTTTTCAAGCTATTGAAGCTATAAAATACGCCAAATCTGTTGGTGCAGAAGCTATCGCTCACGGAAGTACTGGCGCAGGAAATGACCAGATCCGTTTTGATTTAATTTTCCAAACCATAGCTCCCGAAATTGAAATAATAACTCCTATCAGAGACTTGAAATTATCAAGACAAGAAGAAGTGGATTATTTGTCAAAAAACGGTGTGCATTATTCTTGGGAAAAAGCACAATATTCAATCAATAAAGGACTTTGGGGAACTAGTGTTGGTGGTAAAGAAACCTTAACTTCTCATCAAGCTTTACCTAGTGAAGCTTACCCTTCTCAATTGCAAAAAGAGGGTGAAGAAAAAGTGACTTTACAATTTGAAAAAGGGGAATTAGTTGGTATTAACGGAACTAAAAACGCTCCGGTAAAAAACATTGTTATCCTTGAAAAATTAGCTAATGCATACGCTATAGGTAGAGATACGCATGTGGGTGATACAATAATCGGAATTAAAGGGAGAGTTGGGTTTGAAGCTGCTGCTCCATTAATTATTATCAAAGCACACCATTTATTGGAGAAACATACCCTTGGTAAATGGCAACAATACTGGAAAGAACAACTAGGAAACTGGTACGGAATGTTATTTCACGAAGGACAATTCCTTGATCCTGTAATGAGAAACATCGAGGCTTTCCTTGAAGACACCCAGAAAACAGTAAACGGAACTGTAACTGTATCCTTAAAACCATATCATTTCTCATTGGACGGAATTGAATCAGATAATGATTTGATGAATACAGGTTTTGGTCAGTATGGAGAAATGAACAACGCTTGGACGTCAGATGATGCTAAAGGATTCATCAAAATTTTAGGAAACGCTCAAAATATATTTTCATCTGTAAACGACTTGACTTATGATTAA
- a CDS encoding aspartate aminotransferase family protein: MNLFDVYPLYNITPVKALDCTITDENGVEYLDLYGGHGVISIGHTQPEYVAQIKNQLDQLSFYSNAIQNPLQTELAQKLGKASGLEDYSLFLCSSGAEANENALKLASFHTNKSRILSFDNSFHGRTSAAVAATDNKKIVAPINAQQIVTFLPLNQIELVETELKKGDVCCVIIEGIQGVGGLDEGTTEFFQALEKMCDKYQAVLILDEVQSGYGRSGKFFAFQHHGINPDIVTTAKGMGNGFPIGGVLISPKFEASHGLLGTTFGGSHLACTAGIAVLDIFESLKLQDNVNAVSKYFLEAIQQVPQIKKVKGKGLMLGVEFDFDVSELRKKMIMDKHIFTGAANNKNLLRILPPLTIQKKDIDTFIVALKETLAELSVSELANQLKS, from the coding sequence ATGAACTTATTTGACGTTTACCCTTTATATAACATCACTCCTGTAAAAGCATTAGATTGCACCATTACTGACGAAAACGGAGTTGAATACCTAGATTTGTATGGTGGCCATGGAGTTATTTCCATCGGGCACACGCAACCGGAATATGTAGCACAAATTAAAAATCAATTGGACCAATTGAGTTTTTATTCGAATGCGATTCAGAATCCATTGCAAACAGAATTGGCTCAAAAACTAGGAAAGGCATCTGGTCTAGAAGATTACAGTTTATTCTTGTGTAGTTCAGGGGCTGAAGCCAATGAAAATGCCTTAAAGCTAGCTTCTTTTCACACGAATAAATCTAGAATACTATCTTTTGATAATTCTTTTCACGGAAGAACTTCAGCTGCCGTTGCGGCAACCGATAACAAGAAAATTGTTGCTCCAATAAACGCGCAGCAAATCGTCACATTTTTGCCTTTAAACCAAATTGAATTGGTGGAAACCGAATTAAAAAAAGGAGATGTTTGCTGTGTCATCATTGAGGGAATTCAAGGTGTGGGAGGTTTAGATGAAGGAACAACCGAATTCTTTCAAGCTTTGGAAAAAATGTGCGATAAATACCAAGCTGTTCTTATATTAGACGAAGTGCAATCTGGTTATGGAAGAAGTGGGAAGTTTTTCGCATTTCAACACCACGGTATCAATCCTGATATTGTCACTACTGCCAAAGGGATGGGAAATGGTTTCCCAATTGGAGGCGTTTTGATTTCCCCAAAATTCGAAGCTAGTCATGGACTCCTAGGAACCACTTTTGGCGGAAGCCATCTAGCATGTACAGCAGGAATAGCTGTTTTGGATATTTTCGAAAGTTTGAAATTGCAAGACAATGTAAATGCTGTTTCTAAATATTTTTTGGAAGCAATCCAACAAGTCCCACAAATAAAAAAAGTAAAAGGTAAAGGACTAATGTTAGGTGTCGAATTTGATTTTGATGTAAGCGAACTTAGAAAGAAAATGATAATGGACAAACACATCTTTACTGGTGCTGCAAATAATAAAAACTTACTAAGAATTCTTCCTCCTTTGACCATACAGAAAAAGGATATCGATACCTTTATTGTGGCTTTAAAAGAAACTTTAGCCGAGCTGAGCGTTAGCGAACTGGCGAATCAATTAAAATCTTAG
- the argC gene encoding N-acetyl-gamma-glutamyl-phosphate reductase produces MINVGIIGGSGYTAGELIRILMFHPNAKLDFVYSTTNAGKPLSIAHHDLMGDIEMNFTDTVNTDVDVVFLCLGHGKSISFLEQNQFSDATKIIDLGNDFRLTKDKEFQGKSFVYGLPELNKNSIKTSKYIANPGCFATAIQLALLPLAANELLNNDVHINATTGSTGAGVSPSETTHFSWRANNMSHYKAFDHQHLGEINQSINQLQIDYKNELIFVPNRGDFARGIFATLYTTVEESLEDVVAKYEAFYKDQPFVTVTTTNINMKQVVQTNKCIISLMKKGNRLLITSVIDNLVKGASGQAIQNMNLMFGLDETTGLHLKPSGF; encoded by the coding sequence ATGATTAATGTTGGAATAATAGGAGGTTCGGGATATACCGCAGGTGAACTTATTAGAATATTGATGTTTCATCCTAATGCAAAACTTGATTTTGTCTATAGCACAACCAATGCTGGAAAACCACTTTCTATAGCGCACCATGATTTAATGGGTGATATCGAAATGAATTTTACCGACACAGTGAATACAGACGTTGATGTTGTTTTCTTGTGTTTAGGTCACGGGAAATCAATTTCTTTTTTAGAACAAAATCAGTTTTCTGATGCTACAAAAATCATCGATTTAGGAAATGACTTTAGATTGACAAAAGACAAAGAATTTCAAGGAAAATCTTTTGTTTATGGCTTACCTGAGCTGAATAAAAACAGTATAAAAACCTCTAAATATATCGCTAATCCAGGTTGTTTTGCTACAGCAATTCAACTCGCTTTATTACCGCTTGCAGCAAATGAATTATTGAATAATGATGTTCATATTAATGCCACAACGGGAAGCACGGGAGCTGGAGTCAGCCCATCAGAAACTACACATTTCAGTTGGAGAGCAAACAATATGTCGCATTACAAAGCTTTTGATCACCAACATTTAGGAGAGATAAACCAAAGTATCAATCAATTACAAATTGATTATAAAAACGAATTAATTTTCGTTCCCAACAGAGGGGATTTTGCAAGAGGAATTTTCGCAACACTGTACACAACAGTTGAGGAAAGTTTAGAAGATGTAGTGGCCAAATACGAAGCGTTCTATAAAGACCAGCCATTTGTAACTGTTACTACAACTAACATCAATATGAAACAAGTAGTGCAAACGAACAAATGCATTATTAGTTTAATGAAAAAAGGAAACCGTTTATTGATAACCTCAGTAATTGATAACCTAGTAAAAGGTGCTTCTGGACAAGCCATTCAAAATATGAATTTAATGTTTGGATTGGATGAAACTACAGGATTGCATTTGAAACCATCTGGTTTCTAA
- a CDS encoding GNAT family N-acetyltransferase, with protein MNISIIIAQEEHFKYSQIVCDTIEESALLRGTGIAKRTPEYIQKKMENKDAVIALDNGKFAGFCYIESWEHGKYVAHSGLIVHPDYRNLGLAKQIKSKVFEYSLEKYPDAKVFGITTGLAVMKINSDLGYKPVPFSELTTDPSFWKGCQTCTNYEILKSKDNKMCLCTGMLYDPKEKLKIPPKHPFNVRIWNRLKKIKQALFLEDK; from the coding sequence ATGAATATCTCAATAATTATAGCACAAGAAGAGCATTTTAAATATTCGCAAATAGTATGTGATACTATTGAAGAATCTGCTCTATTGAGAGGAACTGGAATTGCAAAAAGAACTCCTGAATACATCCAAAAAAAGATGGAAAACAAGGATGCAGTAATTGCATTAGACAACGGAAAATTTGCAGGTTTTTGTTATATCGAAAGCTGGGAGCACGGAAAGTATGTGGCCCATTCAGGTCTTATCGTACATCCTGATTACAGAAACTTAGGCTTAGCAAAACAAATTAAATCTAAAGTGTTTGAGTATTCATTAGAAAAATATCCTGATGCAAAAGTATTTGGAATTACTACAGGTTTAGCAGTAATGAAAATTAATTCGGATTTAGGATATAAACCTGTACCTTTTTCTGAATTGACAACAGATCCAAGCTTTTGGAAAGGATGTCAAACATGTACTAATTACGAAATTCTAAAAAGCAAAGACAATAAAATGTGCTTGTGTACAGGAATGCTTTACGATCCAAAAGAAAAACTTAAAATCCCGCCAAAACATCCATTTAATGTCCGGATATGGAATAGGTTAAAAAAGATAAAACAAGCTCTTTTCTTAGAGGACAAATAA